Part of the Tidjanibacter massiliensis genome is shown below.
CGCAATGACCGGAAAGGAATCCGACACACAATTCCACACACTCCAACCTTCTACGATACGACGATGGACAGCAAAACCCAGCAGACCCGACAGCCGGTTATAACAAAAACCGTTCAGACACAAAGGATAGGCATACAGGTGTATGCCATCTCCCGTTACGCGATAGGCTATGTCATGCGCGGCCGGAAGTACATCTACTACGGCGACACCCGCTACGAAGTGAAACAGGGCGACCTGTTCTACCTCGACATCGGCAATCACTATATCGAAGATATCCCGGAAGAGGGCAAACCCTACGAGCAGATAACCTTGTTCTATTCACCCGAAAACCTGCACGAGATACTGACCACGCTCAGCATCAACTATCAGCTCGAAATAGACTCCGCCCACTCCTGTTCCGCATGCGACACCGACCTGTCGCACGTGTCCTACCCGGCATGGAACATGGTAAAACATTTCTTCAGCAACGTCAATCAATACCTCAAGGAAGACCTGTTCAGCGAGGCCCCCACGGCGGAGAAACTGAAAACTACCGAACTCGTCTACCTGATACTCTCCAATCCGGAGTGCTGCATCAAGAGCCGGATACTGAATGACGCCAACATGGCCGCCGAAGGATTCGAACAAATCATCCAGCAGCACATCTTCGACGGGCTGAGTACGGAGGAGCTGGCCGCCTTATGCCATAAGAGCCTGACCTCTTTCAAGAAGGAATTCGTCAAGCATTTCCACGAACCGCCCCACAAATGGTTTCTCAAACGACGGCTGACCCACTCCCGCCTGCTGCTCGTATCGACCAACAAATCCATCGCCGACATCGCTTCGGAATGCAGGTTCACCAATACCTCCCACTACATCAAGCTTTTCAAACAGGAGTACGGCGTCACTCCTGCCGTGTACAGGAACAACCAGCGCGGGATGACGGCCAAACGGCACGAAGAAGCCGAACAGGAACTCGCCTATAACTGACACCCCTGCCGACCGGGAACCGGCTCTTTATGCACCGGTCAGTCATACATACCCTTCCAACCACGGTATCCGCACATACGGCAGCAGCACTTCCTCACCAGTCTGCTGCTGCCGTATCCATATATCTTTCCCGGAAATATTTAAATTATTTTAATAATACAGCTATGTTTTTTA
Proteins encoded:
- a CDS encoding AraC family transcriptional regulator, whose protein sequence is MDSKTQQTRQPVITKTVQTQRIGIQVYAISRYAIGYVMRGRKYIYYGDTRYEVKQGDLFYLDIGNHYIEDIPEEGKPYEQITLFYSPENLHEILTTLSINYQLEIDSAHSCSACDTDLSHVSYPAWNMVKHFFSNVNQYLKEDLFSEAPTAEKLKTTELVYLILSNPECCIKSRILNDANMAAEGFEQIIQQHIFDGLSTEELAALCHKSLTSFKKEFVKHFHEPPHKWFLKRRLTHSRLLLVSTNKSIADIASECRFTNTSHYIKLFKQEYGVTPAVYRNNQRGMTAKRHEEAEQELAYN